One genomic segment of Desulforamulus reducens MI-1 includes these proteins:
- the holB gene encoding DNA polymerase III subunit delta', with protein MCRLSNIIGHQQIIQTLKNAVQKSRVAHAYLFMGPPGIGKQTVARSFAQVLLCEAPQGGDACGNCKSCRQTDGGNHPDLHLLRPSGVTIKIEQIRELQRQVQYKPYQGIRHVFILEKSETMTQEAANCFLKTLEEPGSATVFILLSDQPYGLLPTILSRCQQLQFRSLSNQEVSEGLRVLCQVARDRAEELAPLASGSIGRAIQLAGGEDQWPLREKALWLVQRFPQMSQYQALQAAEELSNDRSAAVEALEIMLLWFRDLLVYHYTRQKEILINQDKIDTLLEQENWYAPSKVVEIIEEIKLAKERLMANANTRMALEVMMLKINSYGGNNDVG; from the coding sequence ATGCCTATTTGTTTATGGGGCCACCAGGCATTGGTAAGCAAACCGTTGCACGGAGTTTTGCACAAGTTCTTCTATGTGAAGCCCCCCAAGGGGGCGATGCCTGTGGCAACTGCAAATCATGTCGCCAGACTGACGGAGGTAATCATCCGGATTTGCATTTATTAAGACCCTCTGGGGTAACAATAAAAATTGAGCAGATAAGGGAACTACAACGACAGGTACAGTATAAGCCCTATCAAGGAATAAGACATGTTTTTATTCTGGAAAAGTCAGAAACCATGACCCAGGAAGCGGCAAACTGCTTTCTTAAAACGCTGGAAGAACCGGGAAGTGCCACAGTATTTATTCTTTTAAGTGACCAACCCTATGGCCTGCTACCCACGATTCTTTCTCGTTGTCAGCAGCTTCAGTTTCGTTCCTTGAGCAACCAGGAGGTAAGCGAAGGGTTAAGGGTTCTTTGCCAAGTAGCAAGGGATCGTGCCGAAGAGCTAGCCCCGTTGGCCAGTGGAAGTATAGGACGGGCCATACAATTGGCGGGGGGAGAAGATCAATGGCCCTTGCGGGAAAAAGCTCTTTGGTTGGTCCAGCGATTTCCTCAGATGAGTCAATATCAAGCCCTGCAGGCTGCAGAGGAATTATCCAATGATCGAAGTGCTGCAGTGGAAGCTCTAGAAATTATGCTACTGTGGTTTAGGGATTTGTTAGTTTATCATTACACAAGACAAAAAGAGATACTCATAAATCAAGACAAAATTGATACTCTTTTAGAACAGGAAAACTGGTATGCTCCGTCCAAAGTAGTGGAAATAATTGAAGAAATAAAATTAGCTAAGGAAAGACTTATGGCCAATGCAAATACCCGTATGGCCTTAGAGGTTATGATGTTGAAAATAAACTCCTATGGAGGAAACAACGATGTCGGTTAG
- a CDS encoding PSP1 domain-containing protein yields the protein MSVRVVGVRFKKAGKVYYFDPVEIPLQQGQHVVVETTRGIEYGEVVVAPRDVPDEEVVAPLKQVLRQATPEDDQQVAENREKEQRAYEVALEKIALHQLPMKLISVEQTFDGNKIIFYFTADGRIDFRELVKDLAAVFRTRIELRQIGVRDEAKMVGGLGCCGRELCCSSWLADFAPVSIRMAKEQNLSLNPTKISGICGRLMCCLKYENDVYEEAKAGYPDLGTQVLAPEGEGKIVAVNIFRNTVSVELQESKAIREYPLNELKIKKGRGECNCGCPARQN from the coding sequence ATGTCGGTTAGAGTGGTTGGAGTACGCTTTAAGAAAGCCGGAAAGGTTTATTATTTTGACCCCGTTGAGATCCCCTTGCAGCAGGGGCAACACGTGGTGGTTGAAACCACACGGGGGATTGAGTATGGTGAAGTGGTGGTGGCTCCCCGGGATGTACCGGATGAAGAGGTTGTTGCTCCATTAAAACAAGTTCTTCGGCAAGCGACACCGGAAGATGATCAACAGGTGGCTGAAAACCGAGAGAAGGAACAGCGGGCCTATGAAGTGGCCTTGGAGAAAATAGCGTTGCATCAGTTACCTATGAAATTAATCAGTGTAGAGCAAACCTTTGACGGAAATAAAATTATCTTCTACTTTACCGCAGATGGTAGAATTGATTTCCGTGAATTGGTAAAGGATTTAGCGGCTGTTTTTCGTACACGCATTGAATTACGGCAGATCGGTGTACGGGATGAGGCAAAGATGGTGGGTGGTTTAGGATGCTGCGGACGAGAACTTTGTTGTTCTTCCTGGTTGGCAGATTTTGCACCGGTATCCATTCGGATGGCCAAGGAACAAAACCTGTCCTTAAATCCTACCAAGATATCAGGCATCTGTGGTCGTCTAATGTGCTGTTTAAAATATGAAAATGACGTTTACGAAGAGGCTAAGGCTGGTTACCCCGACCTAGGGACCCAAGTATTGGCCCCGGAAGGGGAAGGGAAAATTGTTGCGGTAAATATTTTCCGCAACACCGTAAGCGTAGAATTGCAGGAGAGCAAAGCCATTAGAGAATATCCATTAAATGAATTAAAAATAAAAAAAGGCCGAGGTGAATGCAACTGTGGCTGCCCTGCCCGGCAGAATTAA
- a CDS encoding initiation-control protein YabA has translation MAALPGRINRLEQALRQICDEVDRLKQEVKELEDENARLRREVAGLYLEDGEVAEVKNKPGARNLWDLYDKGFHICNMYFGKGREGECLFCYALMNRGEERDGA, from the coding sequence GTGGCTGCCCTGCCCGGCAGAATTAATCGATTGGAACAGGCCCTTCGACAAATATGTGATGAAGTGGATCGTTTAAAACAAGAAGTTAAGGAACTTGAGGATGAGAATGCACGTTTAAGAAGGGAAGTAGCGGGCCTCTATCTAGAAGATGGAGAGGTTGCTGAAGTAAAAAATAAACCTGGAGCACGAAACCTGTGGGATCTCTATGATAAAGGTTTTCATATCTGTAATATGTATTTTGGCAAAGGCCGTGAGGGAGAATGTCTCTTTTGTTATGCCCTGATGAATAGAGGAGAAGAGCGGGATGGAGCATAA
- the rsmI gene encoding 16S rRNA (cytidine(1402)-2'-O)-methyltransferase, which yields MEHKTQGILYLCATPIGNLEDITLRVLRILKEADCIAAEDTRHTRKLLSHFDIHTPLVSYHSHSSEGKEEQLLDRLQQGENIALVSDAGMPGISDPGADLVRLALEYGIEVVPLPGASAGIAALVASGLPTHKFIFEGFLSSQRKTRRKQLQALKWEQRTLIFYESPHRLTDTLKDMVQEFGDRPGVVARELTKLHEEFKRGMLSELLIHYGHNHPRGEICLLVAGISKEEATSGIEEEWCELSVREHVASLVEQGHNKKGAIKLVAQLRGMPKREVYAMVHGEDK from the coding sequence ATGGAGCATAAAACCCAGGGAATTTTGTATCTCTGTGCTACACCTATAGGAAATTTAGAGGATATTACCCTCAGGGTGCTGCGAATTCTCAAGGAAGCAGATTGTATCGCCGCAGAGGATACCCGCCATACACGAAAACTTTTAAGTCATTTTGATATCCACACTCCCTTGGTTAGTTATCACTCCCATAGCAGCGAAGGTAAAGAGGAACAGTTACTTGACCGATTGCAGCAAGGAGAAAATATTGCTCTGGTCTCAGATGCTGGGATGCCGGGTATTTCTGATCCGGGGGCAGACTTGGTACGGTTGGCTTTGGAATATGGTATTGAAGTTGTTCCTCTGCCGGGAGCTTCTGCAGGGATTGCAGCCCTGGTGGCATCAGGGCTGCCAACCCATAAATTTATCTTTGAGGGCTTTCTTTCTAGTCAGAGAAAAACCAGGCGTAAGCAACTGCAAGCTCTAAAATGGGAACAAAGAACCCTGATTTTTTATGAATCACCCCACCGTTTGACAGACACCCTTAAGGATATGGTGCAGGAATTTGGCGACCGACCGGGAGTTGTGGCCAGGGAACTGACAAAGCTTCACGAAGAATTTAAACGGGGAATGCTTTCGGAATTGTTAATTCACTATGGCCATAACCATCCCAGAGGAGAGATTTGTTTACTGGTGGCAGGTATTTCTAAGGAGGAAGCAACCTCGGGGATAGAAGAGGAATGGTGTGAGCTTTCTGTCAGGGAGCATGTTGCATCCCTGGTGGAGCAGGGACATAATAAGAAAGGGGCCATTAAGCTGGTGGCTCAGCTGCGTGGAATGCCAAAGCGAGAAGTCTATGCCATGGTCCACGGGGAAGATAAGTAA
- a CDS encoding AbrB/MazE/SpoVT family DNA-binding domain-containing protein: protein MKSTGIVRKVDELGRVVIPIELRRTLGIDEKDALEIYVDNEKIILRKYEPACVFCGNASDVTHYKGKMVCHECIAAMGESVKKEVV from the coding sequence ATGAAATCCACAGGTATTGTTCGTAAGGTGGACGAGCTGGGTAGGGTTGTTATTCCCATCGAGTTGCGCCGTACACTGGGCATAGATGAAAAAGACGCCCTAGAAATCTACGTAGACAATGAGAAAATTATTTTGCGCAAATACGAGCCGGCTTGTGTGTTCTGTGGTAATGCTTCAGATGTTACTCACTACAAAGGAAAAATGGTATGTCATGAGTGCATTGCTGCCATGGGAGAATCCGTAAAAAAAGAAGTAGTATAG
- the metG gene encoding methionine--tRNA ligase: MKKPNFYITTPIYYPSDNLHIGHAYTTVAADTMARYKRLTGYDVWFLTGSDEHGQKIERAAKNKNQTPKEYVDHIVSGFKKLWERLDVSYNDFIRTTDERHHKVVQKFFQQLFDQGDIYKSEYEGWYCTPCETFFTEYQLAEGKCPDCQREVEKVREESYFFRQSKYAERWLKFIEENPEFIQPVSRRNEMVSFVKQGLEDLCVSRTTFDWGIRVPFDPKHVVYVWVDALTNYISALGYDTGDNSLFQKFWPADIHLMAKDIVRFHAIIWPILLMALDLPLPKKVIAHGWLLLDSGKMSKSKGNVVDPHVLIDKYGVDAVRYFLLRELPFGSDGLYSEEALVKRINTDLANDYGNLLSRSATMMEKYQQGVLQTPGAPEGPDEELIDLATATPKLVEEYMEKSELSNALAAIWQMVGRANKYLEETAPWTLAKNNETERLNTVLYNVAEVMRFATIMITPFMPQLPKRVWPQLGIEDQTEIHTWESLRWGKLPVGTTVKRGEVLFPRIDLKTLEQA, translated from the coding sequence TTGAAAAAACCAAATTTTTATATTACAACCCCCATTTATTATCCCAGCGATAACCTGCATATCGGTCATGCCTACACCACTGTGGCAGCGGATACTATGGCTCGCTACAAACGGTTAACCGGCTATGATGTCTGGTTTCTGACTGGTTCCGATGAACATGGCCAAAAAATTGAACGTGCTGCAAAAAATAAAAACCAAACACCTAAAGAATATGTGGACCATATTGTGTCAGGTTTTAAAAAACTGTGGGAAAGGTTAGATGTAAGTTATAATGACTTTATTCGGACCACCGATGAGCGTCATCATAAGGTGGTACAAAAGTTTTTCCAACAGCTTTTCGATCAAGGAGACATCTATAAATCGGAATATGAGGGCTGGTACTGTACGCCCTGTGAAACCTTCTTTACCGAATATCAACTAGCAGAGGGTAAATGTCCTGACTGTCAGCGGGAGGTAGAAAAGGTCCGGGAAGAAAGCTATTTCTTTCGTCAGTCCAAATATGCTGAGCGCTGGTTAAAATTTATTGAAGAGAATCCGGAATTTATCCAGCCGGTTTCCCGCCGCAATGAAATGGTAAGCTTTGTAAAACAGGGACTGGAAGACCTATGTGTATCCAGAACCACCTTTGACTGGGGTATCCGAGTTCCCTTTGATCCTAAACACGTGGTCTATGTTTGGGTGGATGCCCTAACCAATTATATTTCTGCCTTAGGCTATGACACAGGGGATAACAGCCTTTTTCAAAAGTTTTGGCCCGCCGATATTCACCTGATGGCGAAAGATATTGTGCGCTTTCATGCCATTATTTGGCCTATTCTGCTGATGGCCCTAGATTTACCACTACCCAAAAAAGTTATTGCCCATGGCTGGTTGTTGCTGGACAGTGGAAAAATGTCAAAGTCCAAGGGCAATGTGGTGGATCCCCACGTGTTAATTGATAAGTATGGTGTGGATGCAGTTCGTTACTTCTTATTAAGAGAGCTGCCCTTTGGCTCTGATGGGTTGTACTCCGAAGAAGCCCTGGTAAAACGGATTAATACTGACTTAGCCAACGATTATGGCAACTTGTTATCCCGATCGGCCACCATGATGGAAAAATACCAACAGGGTGTGCTGCAGACACCTGGTGCACCCGAGGGTCCTGATGAGGAATTAATTGACCTGGCCACCGCTACACCTAAATTGGTGGAAGAATACATGGAGAAAAGTGAACTATCCAATGCCCTGGCAGCCATCTGGCAGATGGTTGGCAGAGCCAACAAGTATTTGGAGGAAACCGCTCCCTGGACCCTGGCAAAAAATAACGAGACTGAAAGATTGAATACTGTTTTGTATAATGTAGCGGAAGTAATGCGTTTTGCTACGATTATGATTACTCCCTTTATGCCCCAGCTGCCAAAGCGAGTATGGCCACAACTGGGCATTGAGGATCAGACAGAAATCCATACCTGGGAAAGCCTACGGTGGGGTAAACTTCCTGTTGGTACCACCGTTAAGCGGGGTGAAGTGCTGTTCCCCCGCATTGATCTTAAAACCCTGGAACAGGCCTAA
- a CDS encoding TatD family hydrolase produces MLIDSHAHLDNERFLEDQAEVIARCKEKLTAVINVGYDLASSRRSLELAETYPFIYAAVGVHPHDAKEASGNYLHQIKEMAGHPRVVAIGEIGLDYYYDLSPRETQQRVFREQLRLAKELNKPYIIHNRDAHADIMQILREEAPYPAGGVMHCFSASWEIAQECIKLGLYVSLAGPVTFSNAGKLKDIARQVPVDYLLVETDCPYLTPVPHRGKRNEPVYVQHVVDHVAKLRNMAAEELSQITAENTCRLFNLPIVK; encoded by the coding sequence ATGCTGATTGATTCCCATGCCCACCTTGATAACGAACGTTTTCTAGAAGATCAGGCAGAGGTGATAGCCCGTTGTAAGGAAAAATTGACGGCAGTTATCAATGTGGGATATGATCTTGCATCTTCCCGGAGATCCCTTGAACTGGCCGAGACCTACCCATTTATTTATGCTGCGGTGGGTGTACACCCCCATGACGCAAAGGAAGCTTCGGGGAATTATTTACACCAAATCAAGGAAATGGCAGGCCATCCTAGGGTGGTGGCCATTGGGGAGATCGGACTGGATTATTATTATGACTTATCCCCCAGGGAGACCCAACAAAGGGTATTCCGAGAACAACTACGCTTGGCCAAGGAATTAAATAAACCCTATATCATTCATAATCGTGATGCCCATGCTGATATTATGCAGATCCTACGGGAAGAAGCACCCTACCCGGCAGGGGGAGTGATGCACTGCTTTTCGGCAAGTTGGGAGATTGCGCAGGAATGTATCAAACTGGGTTTGTATGTATCACTGGCAGGTCCCGTAACTTTTTCCAATGCCGGAAAACTAAAGGATATCGCCAGGCAGGTTCCGGTGGATTATTTATTGGTGGAGACCGATTGCCCCTATCTAACACCGGTACCCCATCGGGGTAAGCGGAATGAGCCAGTCTATGTTCAACATGTGGTGGATCATGTGGCCAAATTAAGAAATATGGCTGCCGAGGAACTGTCCCAAATAACGGCGGAGAATACTTGTCGGCTTTTTAATTTACCCATAGTGAAATAA
- the cobO gene encoding cob(I)yrinic acid a,c-diamide adenosyltransferase: protein MEKEQGLVLVFTGNGKGKTTAALGLAMRSWGHQMKILILQFIKGRQCGEHLAAQRMKPGLEIRPLGMGFIQFHDPEDMKRQRIAASEAMKEVESTMLSGQYHLLILDEILYAIKYGLIELGDVLSLLDNKPGSLHLVLTGRDVPPEIVERADLVTEMREIKHPFKQGIPAQKGIEF from the coding sequence TTGGAAAAGGAGCAGGGATTGGTGCTGGTCTTTACCGGTAACGGCAAAGGGAAAACCACTGCTGCCCTGGGATTAGCCATGAGATCCTGGGGACACCAAATGAAGATACTGATCTTGCAATTTATTAAGGGTCGGCAATGCGGCGAGCATCTGGCAGCCCAGCGCATGAAGCCGGGCCTGGAAATTAGGCCGTTGGGCATGGGATTTATCCAATTTCATGACCCGGAGGATATGAAGCGTCAAAGGATTGCAGCCAGTGAAGCGATGAAGGAAGTAGAGTCTACAATGTTATCTGGACAATATCATTTGCTGATTTTGGATGAAATTCTCTATGCAATAAAATATGGCTTAATAGAACTGGGGGATGTTTTATCTTTACTGGACAATAAACCAGGGTCACTTCATCTAGTGCTCACTGGACGGGATGTGCCACCGGAAATTGTGGAGCGTGCAGACCTTGTGACGGAAATGAGGGAGATTAAGCATCCCTTTAAGCAGGGTATCCCTGCCCAAAAAGGAATTGAGTTTTAG